In one Methanosarcinales archaeon genomic region, the following are encoded:
- a CDS encoding 30S ribosomal protein S10 produces MAQKARIRLTGTSPDTLDKVCNQVKSIATKTGVAIAGPVPLPTKKLVVPTLKSPDGEGTSTWDHWEMRVHKRLIDLDADERALRQLMRIQVPKDISIEIVLTT; encoded by the coding sequence ATGGCACAAAAAGCAAGGATCCGTTTAACAGGTACAAGTCCAGATACCCTGGATAAAGTATGTAATCAGGTGAAAAGTATAGCAACTAAAACAGGTGTAGCAATAGCGGGTCCAGTTCCCCTTCCTACAAAGAAACTTGTGGTACCAACACTGAAAAGCCCTGATGGGGAAGGTACGTCTACCTGGGACCACTGGGAAATGAGGGTACATAAAAGATTAATTGACCTTGATGCAGATGAGCGAGCCCTCAGGCAGCTTATGCGTATACAGGTACCTAAAGACATCAGCATAGAGATTGTGCTGACAACATAG